From Coturnix japonica isolate 7356 unplaced genomic scaffold, Coturnix japonica 2.1 chrUnrandom485, whole genome shotgun sequence, one genomic window encodes:
- the CCDC65 gene encoding dynein regulatory complex subunit 2: MKRQKRAPPMSAEDELLLLQAQALAEEEEAKKKRELLSLFLKDKLAQEQRSTTLNLHKLHSQWRTVLRDTRAQELQQDVAVLSQTFERVMDSKDGVIQSLVMDLEEAELQHSRALSSHVLNVEWLLQLQRCRLRCMEEGYRAQLDELQDEFETERRSILEQHQREMRYLHDVAVSIEQHHANEENEATLGFQSTRDEIKNKSLQEKQYTRLQLSTKLEGLWEQFRCAMQSYSEATERNKHDFKALKIKDEKSSREVEMQDKKLQKLQDAVQAAKARLAAQHRDAEEQNQNMREQREAAMGQLQQLKAEMSRAQGKARHSLAELTEQSGAALRALGSVVGKAERILRLAELCRKMESEEEKVLPFQPPSLGPTELSEAQRVLNETPTEPLVQTMQDYVGLERFWQRYNKVKLEELVVGQHRAALTHSNRQLRGVLRRYLDGITVPRPYTVMDGNRAAPQQHGPIEQQPDVGHGVGP, encoded by the exons ATGAAGCGGCAGAAACGAGCCCCCCCCATGTCGGCAGAGGacgagctgctgctgctgcaggcacaggcattggctgaggaggaggaggccaaGAAGAAGagggagctgctcagcctgttCCTTAAG GACAAGCTGGCCCAGGAGCAGCGCAGCACAACCCTGAACCTCCATAAGCTGCACAGCCAATGGAGGACGGTGCTGAGGGACACCAGGGcgcaggagctgcagcaggacgTGGCCGTGCTCAGCCAGACCTTCGAGAGGGTGATGGACAGCAAGGACGGCGTCATCCAG TCCTTGGTGATGGACCTGGAGGAGGCCGAGTTGCAGCACTcgagggctctgagcagccacGTGCTGAACGTGgagtggctgctgcagctgcagcgcTGCCGCCTGCGCTGCATGGAGGAGGGGTACAGGGCGCAGCTGGACGAGCTGCAGGACGAGTTCGAGACCGAGAG GAGGAGCATCTTGGAGCAGCACCAGCGTGAGATGCGTTACCTGCACGACGTGGCCGTGTCCATAGAGCAGCATCACGCCAACGAGGAGAACGAAGCAACGCTGGGATTCCAGAGCACCAGGGATGAGATCAAGAATAAG AGCCTGCAGGAGAAGCAATACACGCGGCTGCAGCTGAGCACGAAGCTGGAGGGGCTGTGGGAGCAGTTCCGCTGCGCCATGCAGAGCTACAGCGAGGCCACGGAGCGCAACAAGCACGACTTCaaggcactgaaaataaaggaCGAGAAGAGCTCCAGGGAGGTCGAGATGCAGGACAAgaagctgcagaagctgcag GATGCAGTGCAGGCTGCCAAAGCCCGGCTGGCAGCTCAGCACCGCGATGCTGAGGAGCAGAACCAGAACAtgagggagcagagggaggcggccatggggcagctgcagcaatTGAAGGCGGAGATGAGCCGGGCACAGGGCAAAGCACGGCACAGCCTGGCTGAGCTCACAGAGCAGAGCggggcagcactgagagcactgGGGAGTGTAGTGGGGAAG GCCGAGCGCATCCTGCGTCTGGCCGAGCTGTGCCGTAAGATGGAGAGTGAGGAGGAGAAGGTGCTGCCGTTCCAGCCGCCATCGCTGGGACCCACCGAGCTGAGCGAGGCACAACGTGTCCTCAACGAGACCCCCACGGAGCCCCTGGTGCAG ACCATGCAGGACTATGTGGGGCTGGAGCGGTTCTGGCAGCGCTACAACAAGGtgaagctggaggagctggtTGTGGGGCAGCACAGGGCGGCTCTGACCCACAGCAACCGGCAGCTGCGGGGGGTGCTACGGAGATACCTGGATGGGATAACGGTGCCCAGACCCTACACCGTGATGGATGGTAacagggctgccccacagcaacACGGCCCCATAGAACAGCAGCCAGATGTGGGGCACGGTGTGGGGCCATAA